The Fuerstiella sp. nucleotide sequence CGCTGATGACAGCCACCACATCGCCGCTGCCTGTCAGTTTCACACGCCCCTGTAACAACGCAGCAACGGTGGTGACTCCCGATGGTTCGGTTCGCAGGCCGTGATTTTCGTACAGCCACTTCATTGCCCCCTGAATCTCCTGATCAGTGACCGTAACTGCATTTGT carries:
- a CDS encoding pyridoxal-phosphate dependent enzyme, which translates into the protein TNAVTVTDQEIQGAMKWLYENHGLRTEPSGVTTVAALLQGRVKLTGSGDVVAVISGRNVDEPRFREWTSL